A stretch of Microbacterium caowuchunii DNA encodes these proteins:
- the pyrF gene encoding orotidine-5'-phosphate decarboxylase, which yields MIGFGERVRAAIAARGRLCVGIDPHPGLLEVWGLPQDAAGVREFGLRVVDAAAGRVGVVKPQVAFFERHGSAGFAALEDVLASARAAGLLVIADAKRGDIGSTMDAYARAWLTPGSPLEADALTVNPYLGVGALTDTMELARSSGKGLFVLAATSNPEAGTLQRAEAVDGETVAGTVLAEVAADNELHTPAGEWGAIGLVVGATVDRIRAGLGSGMTPPAPILAPGFGHQGARLADLGDLFGDFAETVLANESRGVLGGGPDELVERIAARRAELGESA from the coding sequence GTGATCGGTTTCGGCGAGCGGGTCCGGGCGGCGATCGCCGCCCGGGGCCGCCTGTGCGTGGGCATCGACCCGCATCCCGGGCTGCTCGAGGTGTGGGGGCTTCCGCAGGACGCCGCGGGCGTGCGCGAGTTCGGTCTTCGCGTCGTTGATGCGGCGGCCGGACGCGTGGGCGTGGTCAAGCCGCAGGTCGCCTTCTTCGAACGCCACGGCTCGGCCGGGTTCGCCGCCCTGGAGGACGTGCTGGCCTCCGCCCGCGCGGCGGGGCTGCTCGTCATCGCCGATGCCAAGCGGGGTGACATCGGTTCCACGATGGACGCCTACGCACGGGCATGGCTGACCCCCGGGTCGCCGCTGGAGGCCGACGCGCTCACGGTCAACCCGTACCTGGGTGTCGGTGCACTCACCGACACCATGGAGCTCGCACGCTCATCGGGGAAGGGCCTGTTCGTGCTCGCCGCGACGAGCAACCCCGAGGCCGGCACCCTTCAGCGCGCCGAGGCCGTGGACGGCGAGACGGTCGCCGGTACGGTCCTGGCCGAGGTGGCTGCCGACAACGAGCTCCACACCCCGGCAGGGGAGTGGGGGGCCATCGGGCTCGTCGTCGGTGCGACCGTCGACCGCATCCGGGCGGGACTGGGCAGCGGCATGACGCCGCCCGCACCGATCCTCGCGCCCGGGTTCGGGCACCAGGGGGCGCGACTGGCGGACCTCGGGGATCTGTTCGGCGACTTCGCCGAGACCGTCCTCGCGAACGAGAGCCGCGGCGTGCTCGGCGGTGGACCGGACGAGCTCGTCGAGCGGATCGCGGCGCGTCGCGCGGAGCTGGGGGAGAGCGCATGA
- the carB gene encoding carbamoyl-phosphate synthase large subunit yields the protein MPKRDDIRSVLVIGSGPIVIGQACEFDYSGTQACRVLRAEGVRVILVNSNPATIMTDPDFADATYIEPITWQVIETIIAKEKPDAILPTLGGQTALNAAIDLHNHGILEKYDVELIGANFEAINKGEDRQIFKQLVLDAGADVAASRIAHTMDEVLAAADELGYPLVVRPSFTMGGLGSGFAYDEKDLRRIAGAGLRDSPTTEVLLEESILGWKEYELELMRDTADNTVVVCSIENVDPVGVHTGDSITVAPALTLTDREYQKLRDIGIDIIRAVGVDTGGCNIQFAINPADGRIIVIEMNPRVSRSSALASKATGFPIAKIAAKLAIGYRLDEIPNDITKVTPASFEPTLDYVVVKVPRFNFEKFPAADTTLTTTMKSVGEAMAIGRNYATALQKALRSLEKRGSSFHWGEETRSVEELLEIAKTPTDGRIVVLQQAMRKGATIEQAFEATAIDPWFLDQIALINEVAEFVRTAAELDVEVLRVAKEHGFSDAQIAELRGLTEVEVRGVRHGLDLRPVYKTVDTCAGEFPALTPYHYSSYDQETEVAPSDRTKVVIIGSGPNRIGQGVEFDYSCVHASFALSDAGYETVMVNCNPETVSTDYDTSDRLYFEPLTLEDVLEVLHAESRSGEILGVICQLGGQTPLGLAKGIEQAGYRILGTSPAAIDLAEERELFSRLLDEAGLVAPRSGTAIDVDGAVTIAEEIGYPVLVRPSFVLGGRGMEIVYDTPSLRDYFVRVADQAIIGPGLPLLVDRFLDDAIELDVDALYDGEELYVGGVMEHLEEAGIHSGDSSCTLPPMSLGRADVDRVRDATLAIAEGVGVRGLLNVQFAISAGVLYVIEANPRASRTVPFVSKALGIPLAKAAARIMAGSSIDQLREEGLLPLQDGSRVPLDAPVAVKEAVLPFKRFRTKDGQTVDSVLGPEMRSTGEVMGIDRDFPTAFAKSQDAAYGGMPLTGTVFISVADSDKRAVILPAHRLQELGYTLVATEGTAEVLARNGIRVEVVNKYSATQASGEENIVDLINDGRIDMVVNTPSGGSARADGYEIRAAAVAGDKALFTTMAVLGAAVSALPVLRHGFEVRSLQEYAADRAART from the coding sequence ATGCCTAAGCGCGACGACATCCGTTCCGTCCTCGTCATCGGCTCCGGCCCGATCGTGATCGGCCAGGCCTGCGAGTTCGACTACTCCGGCACCCAGGCGTGCCGCGTGCTGCGCGCCGAGGGGGTGCGCGTCATCCTCGTCAACTCCAACCCGGCGACGATCATGACGGACCCCGATTTCGCCGACGCCACCTACATCGAGCCGATCACCTGGCAGGTCATCGAGACCATCATCGCCAAGGAGAAGCCCGACGCGATCCTGCCCACCCTGGGTGGTCAGACCGCGCTCAACGCGGCCATCGACCTGCACAACCACGGGATCCTGGAGAAGTACGACGTCGAGCTCATCGGCGCGAACTTCGAGGCGATCAACAAAGGCGAGGACCGCCAGATCTTCAAGCAGCTCGTGCTGGACGCGGGCGCGGATGTGGCAGCCTCGCGCATCGCGCACACGATGGACGAGGTCCTCGCCGCCGCCGACGAGCTCGGCTACCCGCTGGTCGTGCGCCCGTCGTTCACGATGGGCGGCCTCGGCTCCGGATTCGCGTACGACGAAAAGGACCTGCGCCGCATCGCCGGAGCGGGCCTGCGCGACTCGCCGACCACGGAGGTGCTGCTCGAGGAGTCGATCCTCGGGTGGAAGGAGTACGAGCTCGAGCTCATGCGCGACACCGCCGACAACACGGTCGTCGTCTGCTCCATCGAGAACGTCGACCCGGTCGGCGTACACACCGGCGACTCGATCACGGTGGCGCCCGCGCTCACCCTGACCGACCGCGAGTACCAGAAGCTCCGCGACATCGGCATCGACATCATCCGCGCCGTGGGCGTCGACACCGGCGGCTGCAACATCCAGTTCGCGATCAACCCCGCCGACGGCCGCATCATCGTCATCGAGATGAACCCCCGGGTGTCGCGGTCCTCCGCGCTGGCGTCGAAGGCGACGGGCTTCCCGATCGCCAAGATCGCGGCCAAGCTCGCCATCGGGTACCGCCTGGACGAGATCCCCAACGACATCACCAAGGTGACGCCCGCGAGCTTCGAGCCGACCCTGGACTACGTCGTCGTCAAGGTGCCGCGGTTCAACTTCGAGAAGTTCCCCGCGGCGGACACCACCCTCACCACCACCATGAAGTCGGTCGGCGAGGCCATGGCGATCGGGCGCAACTACGCGACAGCGCTGCAGAAGGCGCTGCGTTCGCTCGAGAAGCGCGGCTCCAGCTTCCACTGGGGCGAGGAGACCCGCTCCGTCGAGGAATTGCTCGAGATCGCGAAGACCCCGACGGACGGCCGGATCGTCGTGCTCCAGCAGGCGATGCGCAAGGGCGCCACGATCGAGCAGGCATTCGAGGCGACCGCCATCGACCCCTGGTTCCTCGACCAGATCGCGCTCATCAACGAGGTCGCGGAGTTCGTCCGCACCGCCGCCGAGCTCGACGTCGAGGTGCTCCGCGTGGCGAAGGAGCATGGCTTCAGCGACGCGCAGATCGCCGAGCTCCGCGGACTCACCGAGGTCGAGGTGCGCGGCGTCCGGCACGGCCTGGACCTGCGCCCCGTCTACAAGACGGTCGACACCTGCGCGGGTGAGTTCCCGGCTCTCACCCCGTACCACTACTCGAGCTACGACCAGGAGACCGAGGTCGCCCCCTCCGACCGCACCAAGGTCGTCATCATCGGGTCCGGCCCCAACCGCATCGGTCAGGGTGTCGAGTTCGACTACTCCTGCGTGCACGCGTCCTTCGCGCTGTCGGACGCGGGTTACGAGACCGTCATGGTCAACTGCAACCCGGAGACGGTCTCCACCGACTACGACACCAGCGACCGGCTCTACTTCGAGCCGCTGACGCTCGAGGACGTCCTGGAGGTGCTGCACGCGGAGAGCCGTTCCGGCGAGATCCTCGGCGTGATCTGCCAGCTCGGCGGGCAGACGCCCCTCGGCCTCGCGAAGGGCATCGAGCAGGCTGGATACCGCATCCTCGGCACGAGCCCCGCGGCGATCGACCTCGCCGAGGAACGCGAGCTGTTCTCGCGTCTGCTCGACGAGGCCGGCCTGGTCGCGCCGCGCAGCGGCACCGCGATCGACGTCGACGGAGCCGTGACGATCGCGGAGGAGATCGGCTACCCGGTGCTCGTCCGGCCGAGCTTCGTGCTCGGTGGTCGCGGCATGGAGATCGTGTACGACACCCCGAGCCTGCGCGACTACTTCGTGCGCGTCGCCGACCAGGCCATCATCGGCCCCGGTCTCCCGCTCCTGGTCGACCGCTTCCTCGACGACGCGATCGAGCTGGACGTCGACGCGCTGTACGACGGCGAGGAGCTCTACGTCGGCGGCGTGATGGAGCACCTTGAGGAGGCCGGCATCCACTCCGGCGACTCGAGCTGCACCCTGCCCCCGATGAGCCTCGGGCGCGCGGACGTGGACCGTGTCCGCGACGCGACGCTGGCGATCGCCGAAGGCGTCGGCGTGCGGGGTCTGCTGAACGTGCAGTTCGCCATCAGCGCCGGCGTGCTGTACGTGATCGAGGCGAACCCGCGCGCCAGCCGCACCGTCCCGTTCGTGTCGAAGGCCCTCGGCATCCCGCTCGCCAAGGCCGCCGCCCGCATCATGGCGGGATCGAGCATCGACCAGCTGCGCGAGGAGGGGCTGCTCCCGCTCCAGGACGGTTCGCGGGTGCCGCTGGATGCTCCGGTCGCCGTCAAGGAGGCCGTCCTGCCCTTCAAGCGCTTCCGCACGAAGGACGGGCAGACGGTCGACTCGGTCCTCGGACCGGAGATGCGCTCGACCGGTGAGGTCATGGGCATCGACCGCGACTTCCCGACCGCCTTCGCCAAGAGCCAGGACGCCGCGTACGGCGGGATGCCGCTGACCGGAACCGTGTTCATCTCGGTCGCCGACTCGGACAAGCGGGCGGTCATCCTCCCCGCCCACCGTCTGCAGGAGCTCGGCTACACGCTCGTCGCCACGGAGGGAACCGCCGAGGTCCTCGCCCGCAACGGCATCCGCGTCGAGGTCGTGAACAAGTACTCCGCCACGCAGGCCAGCGGCGAGGAGAACATCGTCGACCTGATCAACGACGGCCGCATCGACATGGTCGTGAACACCCCGAGCGGCGGCTCGGCACGCGCCGACGGGTACGAGATCCGCGCGGCCGCGGTCGCCGGTGACAAGGCGCTGTTCACCACGATGGCGGTCCTCGGTGCCGCGGTGAGCGCCCTGCCCGTGCTGCGTCACGGCTTCGAGGTCCGGAGCCTGCAGGAGTACGCGGCGGACCGGGCGGCGCGGACGTGA
- the carA gene encoding glutamine-hydrolyzing carbamoyl-phosphate synthase small subunit, whose amino-acid sequence MTLFRTGPAALVLEDGTRFTGRAYGATGTTLGEVVFATGMTGYQETLTDPSYAGQIVLQTAPHIGNTGMNAEDPESRRIWVAGYIVRDPSRVVSNWRADESLDEALEADGIVGISGIDTRAVTRHIRSAGSMRGGIFSGDAASLDPDEQLRIVREAPEMTGRNLSGEVSVTEVQVTPATGERIGNLAVLDLGVKQATILNLAERGFDVHVLPQSATIEDIRAIEPVAVFYSNGPGDPAASEGHVDLLRSVLDDRLPFFGICFGNQLLGRALGYGTYKLPFGHRGINQPVLDRQTGRVEITAHNHGFAVDAPIDETSDSPHGYGRVEVSHVGLNDNVVEGLRALDIPAFSVQYHPEAAAGPHDANYLFDRFAQLVRDDLSKKAPNA is encoded by the coding sequence ATGACCCTCTTCCGTACCGGCCCGGCCGCCCTCGTCCTCGAGGACGGCACGCGCTTCACCGGCCGCGCATACGGCGCGACCGGCACGACACTCGGCGAGGTCGTCTTCGCCACCGGCATGACCGGTTACCAGGAGACGCTCACCGACCCCTCCTACGCAGGCCAGATCGTCCTCCAGACCGCGCCCCACATCGGGAACACCGGCATGAACGCCGAGGACCCCGAGTCGCGGCGGATCTGGGTCGCCGGCTACATCGTCCGCGACCCCTCCCGCGTGGTCTCGAACTGGCGGGCGGACGAGTCCCTCGACGAGGCCCTCGAAGCCGACGGCATCGTCGGCATCAGCGGCATCGACACCCGCGCGGTCACCCGCCACATCCGCTCCGCCGGCAGCATGCGCGGCGGGATCTTCTCCGGCGACGCGGCCTCGCTCGACCCGGATGAGCAGCTCCGGATCGTGCGCGAGGCGCCAGAGATGACCGGCCGGAACCTCTCCGGCGAGGTCTCCGTCACCGAGGTGCAGGTCACGCCGGCGACCGGTGAGCGCATCGGCAACCTCGCCGTGCTCGACCTCGGCGTGAAGCAGGCCACGATCCTCAACCTCGCCGAGCGCGGCTTCGACGTGCACGTGCTCCCGCAGTCCGCCACGATCGAGGACATCAGGGCGATCGAGCCGGTCGCCGTGTTCTACTCGAACGGGCCGGGGGACCCCGCCGCGTCGGAAGGGCACGTGGATCTGCTCCGCTCGGTGCTCGACGATCGGCTGCCGTTCTTCGGCATCTGCTTCGGCAACCAGCTGCTCGGCCGTGCACTCGGCTACGGCACCTACAAGCTGCCCTTCGGCCACCGCGGGATCAACCAGCCGGTCCTGGACCGCCAGACGGGCCGGGTCGAGATCACGGCGCACAACCACGGGTTCGCCGTGGACGCGCCCATCGACGAGACCTCCGACAGCCCGCACGGCTACGGCCGCGTCGAGGTCAGCCACGTCGGTCTCAACGACAACGTCGTGGAGGGCCTGCGGGCCCTCGACATCCCCGCGTTCTCCGTCCAGTACCACCCGGAGGCCGCCGCGGGACCCCACGACGCCAACTACCTCTTCGACCGCTTCGCCCAGCTGGTGCGCGACGACCTGAGCAAGAAAGCCCCGAATGCCTAA
- a CDS encoding dihydroorotase, protein MSEVFLIRGARIEGASGADILLADGRIAEVGTGLSRAGATVVDADGLVALPGLVDLHTHLREPGYEASETILSGSQAGAAGGYTALFAMPNTSPVADTAGVVEQELALGEAAGYVTVQPIGAVTVGQKGERLAELGAMAHSRARVRVFSDDGFCVWDPLIMRRALEYVKAFGGVIAQHAQDPRLTEGAQMNEGSVSAELGLAGWPAVAEEAIIARDVLLAEHVGSRLHVCHLSTAGSVDIIRWAKKRGIAVTAEVTPHHLLLTEELVRGYDARFKVNPPLRRDEDVQAVRAGLADGTIDIVATDHAPHPAEAKACEWHAAANGMVGLESALRVVQHSVVDTGLLDWADVARVMSRTPARIGSLDGHGRTIAAGEPAHLVLHDPAAGGTFTTDDLHGRSVNSPYLGRDLPGSTRWTFHAGRATWRDGSLTPPEERAS, encoded by the coding sequence ATGAGCGAAGTCTTCCTCATCCGTGGAGCACGCATCGAAGGGGCCTCCGGCGCGGACATCCTCCTCGCCGACGGACGGATCGCCGAGGTGGGCACGGGGCTGAGTCGAGCGGGTGCGACCGTGGTCGACGCCGACGGGCTCGTCGCCCTGCCCGGCCTCGTCGACCTGCACACGCACCTGCGTGAACCCGGCTACGAGGCGTCCGAGACGATCCTGAGCGGTTCGCAGGCCGGCGCCGCGGGCGGCTACACCGCACTGTTCGCGATGCCGAACACGAGCCCCGTCGCCGACACCGCCGGCGTCGTCGAGCAGGAACTCGCCCTCGGCGAGGCGGCCGGGTACGTCACCGTGCAGCCCATCGGCGCCGTCACCGTCGGTCAGAAGGGCGAGCGTCTGGCCGAGCTCGGCGCGATGGCGCACTCGCGTGCGCGGGTGCGCGTCTTCAGCGACGACGGCTTCTGCGTGTGGGACCCGCTGATCATGCGGCGCGCGCTGGAGTACGTGAAGGCGTTCGGCGGCGTCATCGCGCAGCACGCGCAGGACCCGCGTCTGACCGAGGGTGCGCAGATGAACGAGGGGAGCGTGTCCGCCGAGCTGGGACTGGCCGGATGGCCGGCCGTCGCCGAAGAGGCGATCATCGCCCGCGACGTCCTGCTCGCCGAGCACGTGGGATCCCGTCTGCACGTGTGCCATCTGTCCACCGCCGGTTCCGTCGACATCATCCGCTGGGCCAAGAAGCGCGGCATCGCCGTGACGGCGGAGGTGACCCCGCACCACCTGCTGCTCACGGAGGAGCTCGTGCGCGGCTACGACGCCCGCTTCAAGGTCAACCCGCCGCTCCGCCGCGACGAGGACGTGCAGGCTGTGCGGGCCGGTCTCGCCGACGGCACGATCGACATCGTCGCCACCGACCATGCGCCGCATCCGGCGGAGGCGAAGGCGTGCGAGTGGCACGCGGCCGCCAACGGGATGGTGGGACTCGAGAGCGCCCTGCGGGTCGTGCAGCACTCGGTGGTCGACACCGGGCTGCTCGACTGGGCGGACGTCGCCCGGGTCATGAGCCGCACCCCGGCCCGCATCGGCAGCCTCGACGGACACGGACGGACGATCGCCGCGGGGGAGCCTGCCCACCTCGTCCTGCACGACCCGGCGGCCGGCGGCACCTTCACGACGGACGATCTGCACGGTCGGAGCGTGAACTCGCCGTACCTCGGCCGCGACCTGCCCGGGTCCACCCGCTGGACCTTCCACGCCGGTCGCGCCACCTGGCGCGACGGATCCCTGACCCCGCCCGAGGAGCGTGCATCGTGA
- a CDS encoding aspartate carbamoyltransferase catalytic subunit produces the protein MRHLLDTRSLSRVDALRILDVAEDMADTQRREVKKLPTLRGKTVVNLFFEDSTRTRISFEAAAKRLSADVINFSAKGSSVSKGESLQDTAQTLQAMGADAVVIRHGASGAPRTLATSGWITAGVVNAGDGTHEHPTQALLDAFTIRKRTYGEDSRGRDLAGLHVTIVGDILHSRVARSNVWLLHTLGARVTLVGPPTLIPQDVSAWPARVDYDLDAAIAERPDALMMLRIQLERMNAAYFPTEREYARAWGLDAARLAALPPDSIVMHPGPMNRGLEISAAAADSPRSTVLEQVTNGVSVRMAALYLLLSGERTDEEKEDAR, from the coding sequence GTGAGGCACCTCCTCGACACCCGCTCGCTGTCCCGCGTGGACGCCCTCCGCATCCTCGACGTCGCGGAGGACATGGCCGACACGCAACGTCGTGAGGTCAAGAAGCTCCCGACCCTCCGCGGCAAGACCGTCGTGAACCTCTTCTTCGAGGACTCCACGCGGACGCGGATCTCCTTCGAGGCGGCGGCCAAGCGCCTCTCCGCGGACGTCATCAACTTCTCCGCGAAGGGGTCCAGCGTCTCGAAGGGGGAATCGCTGCAGGATACGGCGCAGACCCTCCAGGCGATGGGCGCCGATGCCGTCGTCATCCGCCACGGTGCCTCCGGCGCGCCGCGCACCCTGGCCACGAGCGGGTGGATCACCGCCGGAGTGGTCAACGCCGGCGACGGGACGCACGAGCACCCCACTCAGGCCCTGCTCGACGCGTTCACCATCCGCAAGCGCACCTATGGCGAGGACAGCCGTGGCCGGGACCTGGCGGGGCTGCACGTCACGATCGTCGGTGACATCCTGCATTCCCGGGTCGCCCGCTCGAACGTCTGGCTGCTGCACACGCTCGGTGCGCGCGTCACCCTGGTCGGTCCGCCCACCCTGATCCCGCAGGACGTGAGTGCCTGGCCTGCGCGGGTCGACTACGACCTGGACGCCGCCATCGCGGAGCGTCCGGATGCGCTCATGATGCTGCGCATCCAGCTCGAACGCATGAACGCCGCCTATTTCCCGACCGAACGCGAGTACGCCCGGGCGTGGGGACTGGACGCGGCGCGTCTGGCCGCGCTCCCGCCCGATAGCATTGTGATGCACCCCGGACCCATGAACAGGGGACTCGAGATCTCCGCCGCTGCGGCGGACTCGCCCCGGTCCACCGTGCTCGAGCAGGTGACCAACGGTGTGTCCGTGCGGATGGCTGCGCTGTACCTGCTCTTGTCGGGCGAACGCACAGACGAAGAGAAGGAGGACGCACGATGA
- a CDS encoding Rieske 2Fe-2S domain-containing protein yields MRITGLGHAGMFIETAGGSILCDPVVKSSFFGSWFVFPDNRALDWERFGKADMLYISHRHRDHFDPWLLQQYVSPDIEVLLPDYPTDELEQDLRALGFHNITYTHAGEIIERGDLRLMVTPLRAPSDGPIGDSSLSVDDGTASILNQNDSHPLDLEKLLSFSKPEAYFTQFSGAIWWPMVYDLPQDAKQNFAHLKREAQHKRAMYYIEKVDAPHVFPMAGPPMFLRDELFRYNGLGRENDSIFTDQAEFLARLAEEAPRYEGHMFIPGTVIEMDHGDMTVTQTLYSESEIERIFADKWGYLEQQRASRQEEIAAEVASRSAIMPPQEMLAALKEWWEPLLRRARIIRNGVGGNVRFRIGELDMVVDFPKAKVREYAGEECVYWYTIPADLVSTNIADHEIDWSNSIFLSMQFEVGRSGKFNEFLTTFLKCLSRDRIEYVENWYAEQSDQSEDAEIGDWTVQRRCPHLRADLTKTGKIEDGVLTCSLHDWKWDLTSGRCLTTQGHPIRAHLGTGAENIGATASASVPS; encoded by the coding sequence ATGCGCATCACGGGTCTCGGCCACGCGGGTATGTTCATCGAAACGGCGGGCGGCAGCATCCTCTGCGACCCCGTGGTGAAGTCATCCTTCTTCGGCTCCTGGTTCGTCTTCCCCGACAACCGTGCCCTGGACTGGGAGCGGTTCGGCAAGGCGGACATGCTGTACATCTCGCACCGCCACCGCGACCACTTCGACCCGTGGCTGCTGCAGCAGTACGTGAGTCCCGACATCGAGGTCCTCCTTCCGGACTACCCGACGGACGAGCTCGAACAGGACCTGCGGGCCCTGGGCTTCCACAACATCACCTACACGCACGCGGGCGAGATCATCGAGCGCGGGGATCTGCGTCTCATGGTCACCCCGCTGCGCGCACCGAGCGACGGCCCGATCGGCGATTCCAGCCTCTCCGTGGACGACGGCACCGCGTCGATCCTGAACCAGAACGACTCGCACCCGCTCGACCTCGAGAAGCTGCTGTCCTTCTCCAAGCCCGAGGCGTACTTCACGCAGTTCTCCGGCGCCATCTGGTGGCCGATGGTCTACGACCTGCCCCAGGATGCCAAGCAGAACTTCGCACACCTGAAGCGTGAAGCCCAGCACAAGCGGGCGATGTACTACATCGAGAAGGTCGACGCCCCGCACGTGTTCCCCATGGCGGGACCGCCCATGTTCCTGCGTGACGAGCTGTTCCGCTACAACGGCCTGGGCCGCGAGAACGACTCGATCTTCACGGATCAGGCCGAGTTCCTCGCCCGCCTCGCCGAGGAGGCGCCCCGGTACGAGGGGCACATGTTCATCCCCGGGACCGTCATCGAGATGGACCACGGCGACATGACCGTCACGCAGACGCTGTACTCGGAGTCCGAGATCGAGCGGATTTTCGCCGACAAGTGGGGCTATCTCGAGCAGCAGCGCGCGTCCCGCCAGGAGGAGATCGCCGCCGAGGTGGCATCCCGTTCCGCGATCATGCCGCCGCAGGAGATGCTCGCCGCGCTCAAGGAATGGTGGGAGCCGCTCCTGCGTCGCGCCCGCATCATCCGCAACGGCGTCGGCGGGAACGTCCGCTTCCGGATCGGCGAGCTCGACATGGTCGTCGACTTCCCGAAGGCGAAGGTGCGCGAATACGCGGGGGAGGAGTGCGTGTACTGGTACACCATCCCCGCCGACCTCGTCTCCACCAACATCGCCGACCACGAGATCGACTGGTCGAACTCGATCTTCCTCTCGATGCAGTTCGAGGTCGGTCGCAGCGGAAAGTTCAACGAGTTCCTCACCACCTTCCTCAAGTGCCTGTCCCGCGACCGGATCGAGTACGTGGAGAACTGGTATGCGGAGCAGTCGGACCAGTCCGAGGATGCCGAGATCGGCGACTGGACCGTGCAACGGCGGTGCCCGCACCTGCGTGCCGACCTGACCAAGACGGGAAAGATCGAGGACGGGGTCCTCACCTGCTCCCTGCACGACTGGAAGTGGGACCTCACGAGCGGCCGCTGCCTCACGACGCAGGGTCACCCCATCCGCGCGCATCTGGGCACGGGAGCGGAGAACATCGGCGCCACCGCCTCCGCGAGCGTCCCGAGCTGA